The sequence CACGGTGCCAAGCCGCCAGCGCCGCGAGCAGGGAGAACAGAAGGCAGGCGAAGGCGAAGATATCGCCCGTCCGCGCATACAGGCTCGGTCCCTCCTGCCGGGGCGCGACAAACCCGGATTTCCCCCAAAACCGGAAAAGCGGGCTCCGCTCGAGAATCTTCCCCCTCGCATCCACGAAACCGCTGATCCCCGTGTTGGCCGCCCGGACGATGGGAACGCGGTACTCCACCGCGCGCATGGCGACCATGGAGAGGTGCTGCTCGGAGGCCGCCGTGCGCCCGAACCAGGCGTCGTTCGTGATGTTGACCAGGAACTGGGCATCCCGGAACCCCCGGACCACGCGGGGGAAGATGGCCTCGAAGCAGATCAGCACCCCGAATTTCCCCCCGGGGATGTCGAACACCCGGGGCTTG is a genomic window of bacterium containing:
- a CDS encoding apolipoprotein N-acyltransferase, with protein sequence KPRVFDIPGGKFGVLICFEAIFPRVVRGFRDAQFLVNITNDAWFGRTAASEQHLSMVAMRAVEYRVPIVRAANTGISGFVDARGKILERSPLFRFWGKSGFVAPRQEGPSLYARTGDIFAFACLLFSLLAALAAWHRGRGRVWYD